aaaaacaacttatttcagaaaaaaaatgatacaGACTACATTATAATGTatcaataaattgtttttaaaaaatatattaaattttatgtatttttctataAACGTTTTCGGCAGTAACTCTGTTCCTGGAGTTTTGGAAGCGACGTCAGGCCCGACTCGAGTACGAATGGGATCTGGTGGATTTtgaggaagagcagcagcagcttcaaatCCGCCCAGAGTTCGAGATCAAATGCACAAACAGGAGACAAAACAAGATCACACAAGTGGGTGATACCatcatttcaacaacaaataaaaacctacGTTTTGCTGATATACATATAACAGTGTAAAAGcgatcaatattttttaaaaccatatgTCTGAACAAAGCCTAAAAAgttctaaaacaaaatttggTACATATTaggttttaatgtaaaaaatgatTGACGTAAAATTGGTTTTAGAAATTTATTAGAGACATAGATGTGATTTGGATCTACAGGACTCTGATTAGAAGtttagacaaaaacatcaaatttaaaaatgtgcaaggCTTGGGAAAAAAAGGTTGGTAATAATGGAAAAatgccaaaaagcaaaaactcaaATCAGAGATAGCTTCACTAAACTCATTTAAGCAgttttttcagttgtaatatTCCAATAATGACATCAATAtactctatttttttatttgtggggTAAATTGAGAGGTGGTGGTACATGTAAGGTATGAGACAAATATTTCTGTTGGTGTAGCTATTATTTAGGACTATAATCTATAATCTAGCTATAATCTTATCGTtagatttcaaataaaaaataaatacaaataaaaaaaacaactttcataaTTAAATCAGATATCTGCTAATTTTAGCTAGGAAGCCCTTAAACATTGTTTGGATGCATTTCCTCCTAATAGCACTCAACAAGTAGTAAATTAGAACTCATCTTTCAGGAAATGGAGCCATATCTTCCTGTCACAAGCAGGTGTGCACGTTTCTGCTTCTCTGGAGCCACCGTCATATTCTGggtaactggaaaaaaaaataaataaaaatccacatctttgtctttgttgcCACATTCTGGTAGCTCTTCCACATGTGAATGTCTCTCTCTGCAGATTTCTATGATCGTAGCCTGTATCATTGGGGTGATAGCCTACAGGCTGGCTGTATATGCTGCCTTTGCAAGCATCATTAAAGATCCAATGAGAAAGATCCAGTTGGTGGGGAGATTCATCACTCCGCAGCTCGCGACATCCGTCACCGCTTCCTGCATTAATTttgtcatcatcatgatcctgAACTTCTTTTACGAAAAAGTGGCCATCTGGATCACTGATATGGGTAAAGAGATTAAACTGATTTAAGGCAGAGTCCAACAtgccagacttttttttttttttttgctgaaagtGTTGTTTGCTTTGCTGCAGAAATCCCCAAAACTCACCTGGAATATGAGAACCGGCTGACAATAAAGATGTTTCTGTTCCAGTTTGTCAACTACTACTCGTCCTGCTTCTATGTGGCCTTTTTCAAAGGGAAGTTTGTGGGCTATCCCGGCAAGTACTCCTACATGTTTGGGAATTTAACCAAACTGAGGAACGAAGAGGTGATTTATCTCATTCATTGCGGATCATCTTTTCACATGCCCTTTCACGTCTGGTGGGGAACACGGAGGGTTTCATGTAGAATAAAGATTCTCTTTGTCCTAGTGTGATCCTGGTGGCTGTCTGATTGAGCTGACCACACAGCTGGTGATCGTCATGGCTGGGAAACAGGTGTGGGGGAACATTCAGGAGGCTCTGCTCCCGTGAGTCCatcagtttttcacaaacaaaataaatatttttaaaaattaccaaACATGGGCGATTcgtttttgaaatttttgaatgaatgaaaaaagatgtcttttttaaagaattttttttttttttttttacactaaacACAAGTCAGCATTTCTACAATCTACACTGAGAAAATCACTTTCGAAGGAAATAAACAAGTTGCATTTTCTTCTAGCATGGTCAACATATTCTGCTTCCAACATATTTAGAGGCTAAGAATAggttaaaatatacacaaatttAGCTTTCCATGTATATAAGAATAAAATTGCCACCTGAGtttgtaatacattttttgattttgtcttCGTGGCTTGTTGACAGGTTGATGCGCAACTGGTGGAGCAGCAGAAAGGGACGACACAACCCGGAGAACCATTCCAGCCGCTGGGAGCAGGACTACGTTCTGCTGAACTTTAGCCAGATTGGCCTGTTCTACGAGTACCTCGAGATGGGTGAGAGACAAATAGATAAAGACGAAATACAGCATATACAAGTGAAATAACTGCGTTTTCTAATTGTTTTACTGCaccatttctttctcttctcaTGGCCTCTCTTCATGTCTTTCCAGTGATCCAATTTGGCTTCATCACATTGTTTGTGGCCTCCTTCCCTTTGGCCCCCCTCCTCGCCCTGATTAATAACATCCTTGAAATCAGAGTGGACGCCTGGAAGTTCACCACCCAGTTCAGGCGACCAGTGGCATCCAAGGCCCGAAACATCGGAGCGTGGCAGGAGATCCTCAATTCAGTGGCGATTTTATCTGTTGTCACCAATGTACGTTTatgtttctacattttcttgaaTTGCTTTTCACAATTTTAAGCACCATCTATTAAGAATATTTCctgttcactttttttccccaggctTTTATCATGGCCTTTACCTCAGACATGATCCCCCGTATGGTATACCTGTATGCCTACAGTAAAGATGCCAGCATGAGCGGCTATATCAACAACAGCCTGTCAGTGTACAACATTTCACAGATACATCCAGACAACATGCCTGAGGACAATTGGCATAACTCCACTACCACATGCAGGTACATTTTTAAGAGTGCCAAAACTGagactttgtttatttaatccCTCTTtgtgtgaatcctgtgaattcagatatttttctaTATCACAGAGGTTTTCAGTGTTTCATTATGTGGAGAAGAGAACATAATGTTGAGGGATTTCTGGaaatctttgattttaaaatctgttttcagttcACTTGGTGCTCTGTGATTTACTTATCATGTCATGAAGAGAtgaatggggtttttttgttgcacaaTTTAATCTCCAATACAAGCTATGGAAGAAATTGTGAGCGTTAGCCCAAACTACTGCAGGGGATAATTTTTACGTTCAGAGATTGTGTTAGTCTGGACAATGAATCATAGTGTGGTTCATGGATTTCATCTGTGCCACTGCTGCTCTCTACAAggactttttatttcattcatttataattggTAGTCAGAGAGCAGTAcattgcaaatgtatttttacctACTAAACGTACTTTTTCACctaacaaccacaaacttccaaCATTTTACTGGCATTTTATTTGGAAGACCAGCATACAGACGCCCATtcttgtgaagtagaaggaaaattattcatggttttcagatttctttattaataaaatctgTGTTACTGCGGcatgtgtttgtatttaaataCTCTATTGCAACAAGTAGGCTTCAGTAGTCACAATTAGTAACGAAAGTTTTCTTGTATGTCATTTGAACATCATGCTGTAGGGATGTCGCTCAGCAGACATGAACTTAAGGTCACTGTCTTCCAAGAAGAAGACAGTGACCTTAAGGTTGTAGCCAGAGCTACAAAGATTTTAGGCTTTTATAttctttgttgtaaaaaaagtttgaaatcaTGTGTAAAAAGAATCTTTAAATGCTTGCAAGCATTCTTCTGGCTgatagatttttaaattttttttaaaggttaacAATATTTCTGTGatgcctttgtgtttttttgtaatttgtagaTATCGAGACTACCGTTACCCTCCAGGCCATGAGAGGCAGTACACCCACACTATGCAGTTCTGGCACATCTTGGCAGCCAAAATGGCCTTCATTATTATCATGGAAGTAAGACAACACAGTTCTGTTCCAAACTTAAGCACTCAAAACCAATATATGGCCAATATGTAAATCTCTgccacctgtttttttttttctttctacagcATGTGGTCTTTGTGGTGAAGTTCTTTGTCGCCTGGCTGATACCGGATGTCCCGTCAGATGTGAAGGCGCGAATTAAACGGGAACGTTACCTGATCCAGGAGTTCCTCCACAAGTACGAAGTGGATAGACTGAAGCTCCAGTTGAGCGCCAGCTTCATCACAGAACCTCGGTCGGAAACATCCCTGACACCGGACAAACATGAAGTGGTTTCTGAGTGTTCATAACCTGCCTGCAACACTTCAAATGCTCCAAGccaagaaattattttgtcagttttcttGCAAGGGCTTCCATCTTCAAAGTTAaaaattgtgcttttctttttaacataaatGGGCCTTAGCACCTTTTAGGTTGTGCTCGTATGTTGAGATCCACTAAGGGAGAcattccaaaaagaaaaaacctggaattagtttttattatgattaCTGTATTTTCCGGACTTTGAGTTGCACCATATTCCATAGTTTGGCTGGTCCTGTGTCTTACAGTCAGGAGtgaattataaatgtttttttcccctcttcatgatgcatttttttgactgatgcattaaatattaaatcatacTGCTGGACATGACCCAAGGATTAAACATTCCCTTCTGCAGCCTGGGGAAAGATAATCATGGCCTGAAAAGAAGCCGGCTAGAGCTGTGTTCTAGATAGCATCTAGATAGAAATGTCTCTCTGTCGGTGTTACTTTTCAAAACTACTGGAACAACTATGGAGGCTTGTGAACAGTGTCTAGAAACATCCTGGCAACTACCAGCATGAAGACTCTCTGCTAGTTGCCAAAGAGATGAATAGAAATGATTTTCCAGCAGGGGCTTCTCGGTCTTACCACTTCAATGAAGCCAACCGCCTATCACCCCGGATTTACTGCATATGTCTGCTCTCCGCCCCGCTGTGCACTTCACTGGCTACGCTGACTCATTCCTGACCTCCTGATTTAAAGCGCGGGCATCAGTGTGTCAGAAACTGCCAGCAAACTTCCAAGCCAAAGTTGACCGTTTCTGTGAGCTTGTTGAAAAGCAACTCAACACATATGCACTTATTTGGACATATCATATGTACAAGGTCCCCCCTCATGTTTaacaatttctaaataaatgcgACGTATACTTCAATGCGTCTTACATATGTTTTTATAGTCTTCATGTGCCATTGTTTTGAATAATGTGAGTTATATTCCAGAGCTAcgtatagtccggaaaatatgGTAAAAACGATTTTTTTTATGCCATAGAACATTTTGGAAGAAGTAAAAGAATCATaagtaaaataaagcaaaccTTATATCTGCAGCTGCTTCCTTTCTCTAAGAAATCCTCTTAAACTTTCCAAGTTTGCGACATAATAACACCTACATGCTGTGATGAAGCTTAATGTGATCTTTGACATACAAATTAAAGTGcagatactttttaaaatgagattatagttttccaaattttattttttgcaatgtAACATGAAGGACTTATttagacttattttatttattagacaaaggtatgtttttgttaaagataaTGTGATTGGAATATTACATAGTGAAACTATGAATgtagaaaacacaaatatttgattatttaagagttgaaacaaagtaaaaagttgtttttttttactctgtttcCTTTCAAACTAGTAGCTACATAATGTTCACCTGCTCTGATTTATACTTGCAATGTTTAAGTTGTACAATATTGGTTTGTTATGATGTTATGGAGTATTATGTTTAGAGAAAACTGCCTAAAAACATAGCTTTGAAAAACCAAGTACCTCCTATTCACAGCAGCGATTCTAACAATCAGAAGTAGATTTTATTCTCACAGTTCAGCAGCTGCAGACTTGTAATCATACCTTTCACATTTGTTATCAGTTTGATACAGGACC
This genomic stretch from Xiphophorus hellerii strain 12219 chromosome 4, Xiphophorus_hellerii-4.1, whole genome shotgun sequence harbors:
- the ano5b gene encoding anoctamin-5b isoform X2; amino-acid sequence: MRRLTGKSKEETLIELQSASDSQITDDSSGNGVNALCEGGPLPGHSETERLQPNRDTVFFRDGVRRIDFVLSYVDDKDERKQERRKEFEANLLKEGLELETEDKSESKDHKTYFLKIHAPWEVLATYADVLNIKVPFKESGMQPGQDVHLDWLSCPFRLPDHIMHPQIDYFTYPFDKNKVDFFLINDKETFFPPSTRNRIVFYILARVPYYREGHKDREKTGVKRLLNNGTYTAAFPLHDCRYWKRARNAECESERFNLYKHWAKFLCFYKEQPLNLIKKYYGEKIGIYFAWLGFYTEMLFFAAVMGVICFTYGALSYGNNKSSEEICDAKIGGSILMCPLCDKKCPFWKLNSTCFSSWQSHLFDNEGTVFFAIFMGIWVTLFLEFWKRRQARLEYEWDLVDFEEEQQQLQIRPEFEIKCTNRRQNKITQEMEPYLPVTSRCARFCFSGATVIFWISMIVACIIGVIAYRLAVYAAFASIIKDPMRKIQLVGRFITPQLATSVTASCINFVIIMILNFFYEKVAIWITDMEIPKTHLEYENRLTIKMFLFQFVNYYSSCFYVAFFKGKFVGYPGKYSYMFGNLTKLRNEECDPGGCLIELTTQLVIVMAGKQVWGNIQEALLPLMRNWWSSRKGRHNPENHSSRWEQDYVLLNFSQIGLFYEYLEMVIQFGFITLFVASFPLAPLLALINNILEIRVDAWKFTTQFRRPVASKARNIGAWQEILNSVAILSVVTNAFIMAFTSDMIPRMVYLYAYSKDASMSGYINNSLSVYNISQIHPDNMPEDNWHNSTTTCRYRDYRYPPGHERQYTHTMQFWHILAAKMAFIIIMEHVVFVVKFFVAWLIPDVPSDVKARIKRERYLIQEFLHKYEVDRLKLQLSASFITEPRSETSLTPDKHEVVSECS
- the ano5b gene encoding anoctamin-5b isoform X1; translation: MRRLTGKSKEETLIELQSASDSQITDGPAVLTAFRINLHSDDSSGNGVNALCEGGPLPGHSETERLQPNRDTVFFRDGVRRIDFVLSYVDDKDERKQERRKEFEANLLKEGLELETEDKSESKDHKTYFLKIHAPWEVLATYADVLNIKVPFKESGMQPGQDVHLDWLSCPFRLPDHIMHPQIDYFTYPFDKNKVDFFLINDKETFFPPSTRNRIVFYILARVPYYREGHKDREKTGVKRLLNNGTYTAAFPLHDCRYWKRARNAECESERFNLYKHWAKFLCFYKEQPLNLIKKYYGEKIGIYFAWLGFYTEMLFFAAVMGVICFTYGALSYGNNKSSEEICDAKIGGSILMCPLCDKKCPFWKLNSTCFSSWQSHLFDNEGTVFFAIFMGIWVTLFLEFWKRRQARLEYEWDLVDFEEEQQQLQIRPEFEIKCTNRRQNKITQEMEPYLPVTSRCARFCFSGATVIFWISMIVACIIGVIAYRLAVYAAFASIIKDPMRKIQLVGRFITPQLATSVTASCINFVIIMILNFFYEKVAIWITDMEIPKTHLEYENRLTIKMFLFQFVNYYSSCFYVAFFKGKFVGYPGKYSYMFGNLTKLRNEECDPGGCLIELTTQLVIVMAGKQVWGNIQEALLPLMRNWWSSRKGRHNPENHSSRWEQDYVLLNFSQIGLFYEYLEMVIQFGFITLFVASFPLAPLLALINNILEIRVDAWKFTTQFRRPVASKARNIGAWQEILNSVAILSVVTNAFIMAFTSDMIPRMVYLYAYSKDASMSGYINNSLSVYNISQIHPDNMPEDNWHNSTTTCRYRDYRYPPGHERQYTHTMQFWHILAAKMAFIIIMEHVVFVVKFFVAWLIPDVPSDVKARIKRERYLIQEFLHKYEVDRLKLQLSASFITEPRSETSLTPDKHEVVSECS